One segment of Leptospirillum ferrooxidans C2-3 DNA contains the following:
- a CDS encoding HD-GYP domain-containing protein, with protein sequence MKKSIPIDSLKVGMFVCDLDRKWWQTDFLVHQFLIKSQGDIEKLKGAGVQVVVVDLARSEVSVPDLHAEIHEKENVLKKMDEDPKSSFFLPESHSLPSIQDLKSFKDLKERTENLLQDGFKNARFGKEIPVAPFREKIENMIDLISNNPSLITFLMEMEESDDETYRHSINTMILALGLAIRKGIQTCDLKAWGLAALFHDIGKTGIPLPILKKTGPLNQSDWKIIREHPEIGYRILKNHPDKDVSGLCATVAYEHHERKNGSGYPRGMSLDKLNPVTRSLIALDMYEALTANRIYRIGYSPAKTLEILLKSAEDKIDPSAVSDLIKMVGVYPTGSLIETIRGEIVLVGGYTDPTRTISEEVVLYVLKDLNGEWLLRPVRRVKSSLGPKEVKRTLHPREMGLSEKDIVRLIYPVSRER encoded by the coding sequence ATGAAGAAATCCATCCCTATTGATAGCTTGAAGGTCGGAATGTTTGTCTGTGATCTGGATCGAAAATGGTGGCAGACAGATTTCCTTGTGCATCAGTTTCTGATCAAGTCCCAAGGTGATATAGAAAAGCTAAAAGGAGCAGGTGTTCAGGTGGTGGTGGTGGACTTGGCTCGTTCAGAGGTTTCTGTTCCGGATTTACATGCAGAGATTCATGAAAAAGAAAATGTTCTGAAAAAAATGGATGAAGATCCAAAGTCTTCCTTTTTTTTACCGGAATCTCATTCTCTTCCTTCTATTCAGGATCTTAAGAGTTTTAAGGATCTGAAGGAGCGAACGGAAAACCTGCTTCAGGATGGGTTCAAAAATGCCCGTTTTGGAAAAGAAATACCCGTTGCCCCTTTTAGAGAGAAGATTGAGAACATGATTGACCTGATATCAAATAACCCTTCCCTGATTACTTTTCTGATGGAAATGGAAGAGTCTGATGATGAAACTTATCGACATTCTATCAACACGATGATTCTTGCTTTGGGTCTCGCTATCCGGAAAGGAATCCAGACCTGTGACCTTAAAGCATGGGGACTCGCAGCATTATTTCATGATATTGGTAAAACAGGAATTCCTCTTCCGATCCTAAAAAAGACCGGTCCACTAAATCAGTCGGATTGGAAAATCATTCGGGAACATCCTGAAATTGGGTATCGAATTTTGAAGAACCATCCCGATAAAGATGTTTCAGGTCTTTGTGCGACTGTTGCTTATGAGCATCATGAAAGAAAAAATGGTTCGGGGTATCCGCGAGGGATGTCTCTTGATAAGCTTAATCCTGTAACTAGATCGCTAATTGCATTGGACATGTATGAGGCATTGACTGCCAATCGTATTTATAGAATAGGGTACTCTCCTGCAAAAACGCTGGAAATTCTCCTGAAATCCGCTGAGGACAAGATTGATCCATCAGCAGTATCGGATCTGATTAAAATGGTAGGGGTTTATCCGACAGGATCCCTCATTGAGACCATTCGGGGGGAAATCGTCTTGGTAGGAGGATACACGGATCCGACAAGAACAATCTCGGAAGAGGTTGTTCTTTATGTTTTGAAAGACTTGAACGGTGAATGGCTCTTGCGGCCAGTTCGCCGTGTAAAATCGAGCCTTGGACCGAAAGAGGTGAAGCGTACCCTTCATCCGAGGGAGATGGGGTTATCGGAAAAAGATATTGTCCGTCTGATTTATCCTGTTTCACGGGAAAGGTAG
- a CDS encoding TetR/AcrR family transcriptional regulator encodes MVVQDKKLNEIATREIAFQMEKDRIIDQAANLFAQRRYDQVTLDELTQILGIGKGTLYRYFTNKEQLYAEILDIGHQKLMEILNGVKDREDMNPLEKLYEMSFSMAHFIRLHLDIYKVMAIEEPKERQCSTEKVQQYRKERIQMISDVVQEGRLLNYFRQDIDITLFSQSLMGSLWVEAIFPLGAVEKDGRLILRIEEIIFMFLKGVGTNQNFFKGRMI; translated from the coding sequence ATGGTTGTTCAGGACAAGAAGTTAAATGAAATTGCCACCAGAGAGATTGCTTTTCAAATGGAGAAAGACCGCATTATTGACCAGGCGGCAAATTTGTTTGCCCAAAGGCGATATGATCAGGTAACGCTGGATGAACTAACGCAAATTCTGGGAATCGGGAAGGGGACTCTTTATCGTTATTTTACAAATAAGGAACAGCTGTATGCCGAGATCCTTGACATCGGACATCAGAAATTAATGGAGATTCTGAATGGAGTCAAAGATAGGGAAGATATGAATCCGCTTGAAAAGCTCTACGAGATGTCTTTTTCCATGGCTCACTTCATACGGTTGCATCTTGACATTTATAAGGTAATGGCAATTGAAGAGCCTAAAGAGCGTCAATGTTCAACAGAAAAGGTTCAACAATATCGAAAAGAGCGGATCCAAATGATCTCGGATGTTGTGCAGGAAGGACGTTTGCTGAATTATTTTCGGCAGGATATAGATATCACACTGTTTTCCCAAAGTCTGATGGGCTCCCTTTGGGTTGAGGCCATTTTTCCTTTGGGAGCTGTAGAAAAAGACGGTCGGCTGATATTGAGAATTGAAGAGATTATTTTTATGTTTCTGAAAGGCGTAGGGACGAATCAGAATTTTTTTAAAGGTCGGATGATATGA
- a CDS encoding TolC family protein, which produces MPKELHAAELPSPGEGGAVTIPSQLTLQDAMEITLRSHPQYRQAIHTYQANKEIIGQALSNYLPHVSAGAGYTYETGNFVISPGFPPSLYSIIQPPNNTGYNYYQAQINVSETLFTFGQRVTQVRQARFNAKSSADQARWTLYTLLSNVEIAYDTLAEDVLLVDAAQKTLKDYEEQEQVAEGENQVGTASKFDVLNAQVNRSNAQLNLITAKNNVKIARVGLLNAMGVSYGGEFHVIPSLEFDLMNDDLDKLLMKAIKHRPDFISAKDSVNASWQNELYYKSTYLPSIGATGGYSYASMFLPMTYNWFMGATISVPIFSGFLTVHQVAQAQKTMAASQDALESLRQNVIMQVKQDFFNLKTSVERIDTVKTLLEQAKESLRLAEGQYRVGVGSAVAVTQAEADLASARAQFVQSVYGYKIARANLIRDIGMDPLARVENGKHVNTKKEVVLHE; this is translated from the coding sequence TTGCCTAAAGAGCTTCATGCGGCTGAACTTCCTTCCCCCGGTGAAGGGGGGGCGGTAACGATTCCAAGCCAGCTGACTCTCCAGGATGCTATGGAAATTACTCTTCGCTCCCATCCTCAATATCGGCAGGCGATTCACACTTATCAGGCAAACAAGGAGATTATCGGCCAGGCTCTTTCCAATTATCTGCCGCATGTATCTGCTGGAGCCGGTTATACGTACGAAACGGGAAACTTTGTCATTTCTCCGGGCTTTCCTCCATCATTGTATTCGATCATTCAGCCTCCAAATAATACCGGTTACAATTATTATCAAGCCCAGATTAATGTCTCGGAGACTCTTTTCACATTCGGACAACGAGTCACTCAGGTTCGTCAAGCGCGTTTTAATGCAAAATCTTCAGCTGATCAGGCGAGATGGACTCTCTATACTCTCTTGTCAAATGTTGAAATAGCTTATGATACCCTTGCAGAAGATGTTCTTCTCGTTGATGCCGCTCAAAAGACACTGAAGGATTATGAAGAGCAGGAGCAGGTTGCCGAAGGGGAAAATCAGGTTGGAACCGCTTCCAAATTTGATGTTCTAAATGCTCAAGTGAATCGTTCGAATGCCCAGCTGAATCTGATCACAGCAAAAAATAATGTCAAAATCGCCAGAGTGGGACTTTTAAACGCAATGGGAGTCTCTTATGGTGGAGAGTTTCATGTCATTCCATCCCTCGAATTTGATCTGATGAATGATGATTTGGATAAGCTTCTTATGAAGGCTATCAAGCATAGGCCAGATTTTATTTCGGCAAAGGATTCCGTAAACGCTAGTTGGCAAAATGAACTTTATTATAAAAGTACCTACCTCCCTTCGATCGGGGCAACCGGCGGGTATTCTTATGCAAGCATGTTTTTGCCGATGACCTATAACTGGTTTATGGGGGCGACGATCTCAGTTCCCATTTTTTCTGGCTTTCTGACCGTTCACCAAGTTGCACAGGCACAGAAGACGATGGCTGCATCACAGGATGCACTTGAATCGCTTCGCCAAAATGTCATCATGCAGGTCAAGCAGGACTTTTTTAACCTTAAGACTTCCGTTGAAAGAATCGATACAGTCAAAACTCTTTTGGAGCAGGCAAAAGAAAGTCTTCGCCTGGCGGAGGGGCAGTATCGGGTTGGTGTTGGTTCGGCTGTTGCTGTTACCCAGGCAGAGGCTGATCTTGCTTCAGCTCGAGCCCAGTTTGTCCAGTCTGTTTATGGGTATAAAATCGCCCGAGCAAATTTGATAAGGGACATCGGGATGGATCCACTTGCCCGCGTTGAGAATGGGAAACATGTCAACACTAAAAAAGAGGTTGTACTTCATGAATAA
- a CDS encoding efflux RND transporter periplasmic adaptor subunit → MNKTGKRIMIAVLAGLLLVIGYRFLHHTGHQNVVTKMGPSSARVYVSHPVFAPISQSITLTADIQPINQAAIYSQVSGYLDSISVRRGYHVKKGQVLAKINDTTYRAQLQQAQATMDYTCTNAERYKKLVAKNLVSLDSYDLAKEQCEQSKAAVTYAKKNLAYTEITAPFSGYIFNRMVDKGATIPATTGAIASGQSPLFTIVDVHIVKIVISVPESQVRFLHVGLPLQVMVDAYPGKVFPGKITRMNPALDIQTRTLAVEIDMDNFSSLLKPGMFARAVLLLRTIPHALVVPNEALLNRNGKYYVYSVVGGIAHRVKVKLGIRGKRHVQVLSGISPEDDVVVLGQQHLAEGEKVDAKTYIVDSLSDTHRKS, encoded by the coding sequence ATGAATAAGACTGGAAAAAGGATAATGATTGCGGTTCTGGCGGGACTTCTCCTCGTGATCGGCTACCGATTCCTGCACCATACTGGCCATCAGAATGTCGTCACGAAAATGGGCCCCTCATCAGCTCGTGTATATGTATCCCATCCAGTTTTTGCACCGATTTCCCAATCCATTACCCTGACCGCTGATATTCAGCCCATTAATCAAGCCGCAATCTATTCACAGGTTAGTGGTTACCTGGATTCGATTTCAGTAAGAAGGGGATATCACGTTAAAAAAGGCCAAGTTCTGGCAAAAATTAACGATACAACCTATAGGGCACAGCTGCAGCAAGCTCAGGCAACCATGGACTATACTTGCACAAACGCAGAGCGTTACAAGAAACTTGTTGCCAAAAATCTTGTGTCGCTTGATTCTTACGACTTGGCCAAGGAGCAGTGTGAACAATCCAAGGCTGCTGTTACTTATGCAAAAAAAAATCTGGCTTACACTGAAATAACGGCTCCTTTTAGTGGGTATATCTTCAACCGAATGGTTGACAAGGGTGCCACTATCCCTGCAACCACTGGGGCAATTGCATCAGGCCAATCACCACTCTTTACGATCGTTGACGTCCACATTGTCAAAATTGTGATCAGTGTTCCAGAAAGTCAGGTCCGATTCCTTCATGTAGGACTCCCTCTGCAGGTGATGGTGGATGCTTATCCGGGAAAAGTTTTTCCGGGGAAAATCACAAGAATGAATCCGGCTCTGGATATCCAGACCCGAACGCTTGCTGTTGAAATTGATATGGACAATTTTTCCAGTCTTCTGAAGCCAGGAATGTTTGCGAGGGCGGTTCTCCTTTTACGGACAATACCACATGCATTGGTTGTTCCAAATGAGGCGCTGCTCAACCGGAACGGGAAGTATTACGTTTACAGTGTCGTGGGAGGTATTGCCCATCGAGTCAAAGTCAAGCTTGGTATTCGGGGAAAGAGACATGTTCAGGTCCTTTCCGGTATTTCACCAGAAGATGATGTTGTTGTTTTGGGACAACAACATCTGGCAGAGGGTGAGAAAGTAGATGCCAAGACCTATATAGTAGACTCTTTGTCTGATACTCACAGAAAGTCCTAA
- a CDS encoding efflux RND transporter permease subunit, translating into MWLTRLALRNAIGVLMASLAIVLIGAQSVARLPIDLFPNLAVPVLIIGTIYPGASPLDVEQSVTYPLEKTLSTIDNVSHIQSQSREGVSAIQVWFNWGEDLNGGMVQAVQKISQILNQLPPGIQQPFILKFDIANIPVVSVTVSDPALDQVKLYDLAYNTIEPQLEQLPNVSQATVNGGKVRQINIDMDPHQLFARNLSIIQVVNAINAANLILPSGDVKIGSKDYNLFTNNQITHHLVDTLSNIPVSTQTTPDGRIVPIFIKDFAKVSDSAETQTNIVRVNGQNAVYLAVNKQPGSNTVGVVDEVKKAIPKLVGLPSGVRLDTFFDQSQYIRQSIKSLYREIFQGAILAILVILLFLGDISATVIISLAIPLSALVALTFLSSSHQTLNVFTFGGLALGIGRLVDDSIVELENIYRHFSIETESRSMALLGAASEVAMPILASTITTVIVFLPILFMEGIGRLLLTPMALTITFALFASFFVSRTVTPLLCYRFLKVHKSVSEGVLTKAFSWFKRVFSSIEERYEKALLYSIHHRRKIFLGVLSVFFGSLPLIYFIGTEFFPAPDESQFTINIQAPPGTRIEITTQIAKKIEDLIRQTLPPSDVRLVASNIGLRNTAGRGTNGAASVFTANTGPDTGFVQVNLVEPDKRSETADQLMDKVRTAMRGKFPGVGIYFMPGGLIERILNFGYQGIIDVEIYGYDLTTAQRLADVLSQGMRSISGVKDVQVLPNDFHYPEIDVQVDRVKAAMVGLSEQSIASTVLWSFVGNENNPSIYTDPATGNEYNIVVQLDRIHRHSMEDLKNVFLTNANGSPILLRDVATIRQSNGPNEIDRKKMTRLITISANPVNRSLGDITKDLKVLLKNTPHPIGFSVKLSGQIAQQKGAFLSLGLAVLMSILLVYMVLATQFRSLLDPFVIMFSVPMSFTGVIWIFFLTGTPFSTIAFMGVIMTVGIAVSNGVLLVDYTNRLQREHGLSLEDAVVRAGKTRLRPVVMTSLATVVGLLPMALGLDIGSSNSLPLARAVIGGLTLATVFTLVLVPTVYLSVHKRFPLKQRSSDELKFLGE; encoded by the coding sequence ATGTGGCTGACCAGACTTGCTCTTCGGAACGCGATCGGTGTTCTGATGGCTTCCTTGGCGATCGTCTTGATCGGAGCACAGTCGGTCGCCAGACTACCAATCGATCTTTTTCCAAATCTTGCGGTTCCAGTGCTGATAATTGGGACTATTTATCCGGGAGCTTCTCCACTTGATGTGGAGCAAAGTGTTACTTACCCTCTCGAAAAGACCCTTTCAACAATCGATAATGTTTCCCATATACAGTCGCAGTCAAGAGAAGGAGTGTCTGCGATTCAAGTCTGGTTTAACTGGGGGGAAGACTTAAATGGGGGGATGGTCCAGGCCGTTCAGAAAATCAGTCAGATTCTGAATCAGCTACCTCCAGGCATCCAGCAGCCTTTTATCCTGAAGTTTGATATTGCCAATATTCCGGTTGTGTCCGTGACTGTATCCGATCCTGCCCTTGATCAAGTCAAATTGTATGATCTTGCTTATAACACTATCGAGCCACAGCTTGAACAGCTGCCAAATGTTTCACAGGCGACCGTAAATGGGGGGAAAGTTAGGCAGATCAATATCGATATGGATCCGCATCAACTTTTTGCGAGAAATCTCTCTATTATTCAGGTAGTGAATGCGATCAATGCTGCCAATCTCATTCTCCCGTCAGGGGATGTCAAGATTGGCTCGAAGGATTACAATCTTTTTACCAATAATCAAATCACCCACCATTTAGTCGATACTCTCTCAAATATTCCTGTCTCAACCCAAACGACTCCGGATGGAAGAATCGTTCCCATTTTCATCAAGGACTTTGCTAAGGTTTCTGACTCAGCTGAGACACAGACGAATATTGTTCGGGTCAATGGACAAAATGCTGTTTATTTAGCAGTGAACAAACAGCCAGGGTCTAATACCGTGGGTGTTGTTGATGAGGTTAAAAAGGCCATCCCGAAGCTTGTTGGGTTACCATCAGGAGTCCGACTGGATACTTTTTTTGATCAGTCGCAATATATTCGTCAGTCGATCAAAAGCTTATATCGGGAAATTTTTCAGGGCGCAATTCTCGCAATTCTGGTTATCCTTTTATTCCTTGGGGATATTTCAGCGACCGTCATTATCAGTCTGGCCATTCCTCTCTCTGCTCTTGTCGCATTAACTTTTCTTTCCTCATCCCATCAAACATTGAATGTTTTTACTTTTGGTGGGCTTGCTTTGGGGATAGGGCGACTCGTGGATGATTCAATCGTAGAGCTTGAGAATATTTACAGGCATTTTTCCATCGAAACAGAATCCCGTTCGATGGCTCTTTTGGGGGCGGCATCAGAAGTGGCTATGCCCATACTTGCCTCAACGATTACAACGGTCATTGTTTTCCTCCCCATTCTCTTCATGGAGGGGATTGGTAGACTTTTATTGACTCCGATGGCACTTACGATCACATTTGCTCTTTTTGCCTCATTTTTTGTATCCAGAACAGTAACGCCTCTTTTATGTTACCGATTTCTGAAAGTCCATAAATCTGTTTCCGAAGGTGTTTTGACCAAAGCTTTTTCATGGTTTAAAAGGGTCTTTTCCTCCATAGAGGAACGTTATGAAAAAGCTCTTTTGTATTCGATTCATCACAGGCGAAAAATTTTCCTTGGTGTGTTGAGTGTTTTTTTTGGTTCTTTGCCTCTGATTTATTTTATCGGGACAGAGTTTTTTCCTGCTCCTGATGAAAGTCAGTTTACAATTAATATTCAGGCTCCCCCTGGCACAAGAATTGAAATTACGACCCAGATTGCGAAAAAAATTGAAGATCTCATCCGGCAAACACTCCCCCCATCCGATGTCAGGCTCGTGGCTTCTAATATTGGTCTTCGCAATACGGCTGGGCGGGGAACTAATGGGGCTGCATCCGTTTTTACTGCCAATACAGGGCCTGATACAGGATTTGTCCAGGTTAATCTTGTTGAACCCGATAAGAGAAGTGAGACAGCCGATCAGTTAATGGATAAAGTTCGCACTGCAATGCGAGGAAAGTTTCCCGGTGTGGGGATTTACTTTATGCCAGGGGGATTGATTGAAAGAATTTTAAATTTTGGATACCAAGGGATTATCGATGTCGAGATTTATGGGTATGACCTGACCACAGCACAGCGTTTGGCAGATGTTCTCTCTCAAGGGATGCGCTCAATTTCGGGCGTTAAAGACGTTCAAGTTCTCCCCAATGACTTTCATTATCCAGAAATTGATGTTCAGGTTGATCGGGTGAAAGCGGCCATGGTAGGGCTTTCCGAGCAGTCTATCGCATCAACTGTTTTATGGAGTTTTGTTGGAAACGAAAACAATCCATCAATTTATACGGATCCGGCTACCGGGAATGAATATAATATTGTTGTACAGTTAGATCGTATTCACAGGCATTCGATGGAAGATCTTAAGAATGTATTTTTGACAAATGCGAATGGTTCCCCGATTCTTTTGAGAGACGTTGCCACAATCCGTCAATCAAATGGTCCCAATGAAATAGATCGAAAAAAAATGACTCGTCTGATTACGATATCAGCCAATCCAGTAAACCGCTCTCTAGGGGATATCACGAAGGACCTGAAAGTCCTGCTTAAAAATACACCCCACCCGATCGGTTTTTCCGTTAAACTCTCCGGACAGATTGCTCAGCAAAAAGGGGCATTTCTATCTTTGGGTCTCGCCGTGTTGATGTCTATTCTGCTCGTCTATATGGTTCTTGCAACACAGTTTAGATCGCTTCTGGATCCCTTTGTCATCATGTTTTCGGTACCAATGAGTTTTACTGGAGTGATCTGGATCTTTTTTTTAACGGGAACTCCTTTTTCAACAATTGCCTTTATGGGAGTGATCATGACAGTAGGAATAGCCGTGAGCAATGGTGTTCTTTTGGTTGATTACACTAATCGATTGCAGCGGGAACATGGCCTTTCACTTGAGGACGCAGTTGTTCGAGCAGGGAAAACCCGACTTCGACCTGTTGTCATGACAAGCCTTGCGACGGTTGTTGGTCTTCTTCCCATGGCTCTTGGGCTTGATATCGGGAGTTCCAATAGCCTGCCCCTGGCAAGGGCTGTTATTGGTGGCTTGACTCTTGCAACAGTCTTTACCCTGGTTTTGGTACCCACAGTTTATCTCTCTGTACACAAACGCTTTCCCTTGAAACAGCGCTCATCGGATGAGCTGAAATTTTTAGGGGAGTGA
- a CDS encoding LysR family transcriptional regulator: MLKAFIVTETQKGHIMTLSQIHTFLTVTQTLNFSQAAKILGVTQPAVSTQIQLLEEEFGVRLFNRVGRRVFLSPNGILFLDHAKSIWDQVKNTSKIMTEKMPAIKVEQLSVGIGFATGFTRNTPFTSFVRGTYKNATVSIHQGLDQDMISELLAGKTDIILTHVPDAPHIKNGLSHLSIHPVGGPSNLLILASPTISKEKWQRDVGTLKSFPLILPNKKNLLRDFIDYEAQKNALSLNVTMETTDTDLILKIVMTGVGITILPASAAKNELDSGSIIGLSLPDFLANSTLCAITRQEVDAEPAPLVKLGTRIFTSGWMEKT, encoded by the coding sequence ATGTTAAAAGCATTTATTGTTACTGAAACCCAAAAGGGACACATTATGACACTCTCCCAAATCCACACTTTTTTAACTGTGACACAAACTTTGAACTTTTCTCAGGCAGCTAAAATATTGGGAGTGACCCAACCAGCCGTGTCGACCCAAATCCAGCTCCTTGAAGAAGAGTTTGGAGTCAGACTTTTTAATAGAGTCGGCCGCAGGGTTTTTTTATCTCCAAATGGAATTCTTTTTCTTGATCATGCAAAAAGCATATGGGACCAAGTCAAGAATACATCCAAAATCATGACAGAAAAAATGCCTGCCATAAAAGTTGAACAGCTTTCGGTCGGCATTGGGTTTGCCACCGGATTCACCCGGAATACTCCCTTCACATCTTTTGTTCGCGGGACGTATAAAAACGCTACCGTTTCCATTCATCAGGGACTCGATCAGGATATGATCTCTGAACTCCTTGCCGGAAAAACGGATATCATCCTCACGCATGTTCCAGATGCTCCCCATATCAAAAATGGACTGAGTCATCTATCCATTCATCCGGTTGGAGGCCCCTCAAACTTGCTTATTTTGGCATCTCCAACAATTTCAAAGGAAAAATGGCAAAGAGATGTTGGCACCCTCAAATCTTTCCCACTCATTCTTCCCAACAAAAAAAATCTGTTAAGGGACTTTATTGATTATGAAGCACAAAAAAATGCACTCTCGCTTAATGTCACGATGGAGACAACAGACACAGATCTCATCCTGAAAATTGTCATGACAGGAGTAGGAATAACAATCCTCCCCGCATCTGCAGCAAAAAATGAGCTTGATAGTGGGTCAATTATTGGACTTTCACTACCTGACTTCCTTGCGAATTCCACACTTTGCGCCATTACACGTCAAGAGGTCGATGCTGAACCCGCACCATTGGTTAAGTTGGGAACAAGGATCTTCACATCAGGATGGATGGAAAAAACTTGA
- a CDS encoding TolC family protein yields the protein MNMLGRKNYFLSLLLSLMVFFPYQSISFASSPVPESSSNDSDPSRYYLLTLRNALGMAVRDQPLIKAAEEGENISIAGVGIAKSQYYPTLNGSTTYTRETGNFGPQPGFPFTIPESPVSYDFYQAQLSLSETLFAFGRRRAQVAQNKELASASRRQIEETLSETILNVEKAYFSVLRDQNLVQVDRLTIKDMELQLAVAKARFSDGVANGYDVLNARVNLSNFHLTEVQDENHLRVDELALNHAMGVIGRSPYRVAPVNDASVVIPDESSAISQALSRRPDLRVLNSQLRAQEQAIRFNQAQFLPTVTLLGNYSFDSEFFPLVYNWSAAATVNVPIFNGFLNVEQVRQSRAQKRQQIDQREALRQTIVQAVDSDLLNLRTDAAKIRDSSVLTDQAVKNLALAEEEFRVGTGTTVAVSQAERDLARARAGLVRDRSQQSIDMAQLKKDMGTNFDFGNHRIPSGPLP from the coding sequence ATGAATATGTTGGGCCGGAAGAACTATTTCCTTTCTTTGTTATTGTCATTGATGGTGTTTTTCCCTTACCAGTCAATCTCCTTTGCCTCGTCACCTGTCCCTGAATCCTCTTCCAACGACTCCGATCCGTCGCGTTATTATCTTCTGACATTGAGAAATGCTCTTGGCATGGCTGTTCGGGATCAGCCATTAATCAAGGCTGCTGAGGAAGGAGAAAATATTTCAATTGCTGGGGTTGGAATTGCCAAAAGCCAGTATTATCCTACCCTTAACGGCTCAACCACCTATACGAGGGAAACCGGTAATTTCGGACCCCAGCCCGGCTTTCCCTTTACCATTCCGGAATCTCCTGTTTCCTACGATTTTTATCAGGCACAACTCTCCTTGTCTGAGACACTCTTTGCCTTTGGTCGACGGCGGGCCCAGGTTGCCCAGAATAAAGAACTTGCAAGTGCCTCCCGTCGCCAGATAGAGGAAACCTTGTCAGAGACTATCCTGAATGTCGAGAAGGCGTACTTTTCGGTACTGAGAGATCAAAACCTTGTTCAAGTTGACCGTCTGACAATAAAGGATATGGAACTCCAGCTGGCTGTAGCGAAAGCGCGCTTTTCGGATGGAGTCGCAAATGGATACGATGTTCTGAATGCAAGAGTGAATCTTTCGAATTTTCATTTGACAGAAGTGCAGGATGAAAACCATCTCAGAGTGGACGAGCTTGCCTTGAACCATGCAATGGGAGTTATTGGGCGATCACCATATCGAGTCGCCCCGGTCAACGATGCTTCTGTTGTGATACCGGATGAGTCATCCGCTATCAGTCAGGCACTTTCCCGGAGGCCTGACTTGAGAGTTCTCAATAGTCAGCTTCGAGCCCAAGAGCAAGCTATCCGTTTCAATCAGGCTCAGTTTCTTCCCACCGTGACGCTTCTGGGGAACTACTCTTTTGATAGCGAATTCTTTCCACTTGTATACAACTGGTCGGCGGCTGCAACAGTCAATGTTCCAATTTTCAACGGTTTTTTAAATGTTGAGCAAGTGAGGCAATCGAGAGCCCAGAAGCGACAGCAAATTGATCAGAGGGAAGCATTACGGCAAACAATCGTGCAGGCCGTTGATAGTGATCTTTTAAACCTGAGAACGGATGCGGCCAAAATTCGGGATTCTTCCGTTCTGACTGATCAGGCGGTCAAGAACCTTGCTCTGGCTGAGGAGGAGTTTCGTGTTGGAACCGGGACAACCGTGGCTGTTTCCCAAGCAGAGAGGGATTTGGCCAGAGCAAGGGCTGGCCTCGTAAGGGATCGTTCTCAGCAATCTATTGATATGGCTCAGCTCAAGAAAGATATGGGAACAAATTTTGATTTTGGAAATCACAGAATCCCCTCTGGGCCTTTACCATGA
- a CDS encoding ABC transporter ATP-binding protein translates to MPDKTERVLEARNLSKTFLNGSKIALGGVSLDLYRGEILSIVGPNGAGKSTLIQILLGLLHPNTGSLNILGVDAIRHRRLIAHRINYASTDLSLPYSLTVFENLKVYSFIYNLADWRTKVDSILSDFGLSEIASRRVGSLSTGQVAKLGIAKALLTEPEILFLDEPTATLDPEVSGHLREFLRKRVLDTGMSLLYTSHNMREVERLSDRIILLGGGKIIKEGMIGDLLKSNSAADLESLFLDTVKKTASW, encoded by the coding sequence ATGCCTGATAAAACTGAGAGGGTTTTGGAAGCAAGGAATCTTTCCAAAACTTTCCTGAATGGATCCAAAATCGCTTTGGGTGGGGTAAGCCTGGATCTCTACAGAGGTGAAATCCTCTCGATTGTCGGACCAAATGGTGCTGGCAAGTCGACCCTTATTCAAATTCTTTTGGGACTTCTGCACCCGAATACCGGTTCCCTCAATATCCTTGGTGTTGATGCAATAAGACATAGGAGACTGATTGCCCACAGGATTAACTATGCCTCGACAGACCTTTCCCTTCCATACTCTCTGACTGTTTTTGAAAATCTCAAGGTCTACTCATTCATTTATAATCTGGCAGATTGGAGAACGAAGGTTGACTCTATTCTCTCGGATTTCGGCCTATCGGAGATTGCCAGTCGTCGGGTGGGAAGCCTTTCAACCGGACAGGTGGCGAAACTCGGAATAGCAAAAGCCCTTCTTACGGAACCGGAGATTCTTTTTCTTGATGAACCAACCGCAACGCTTGATCCTGAGGTGTCTGGACATCTGAGAGAATTCCTTAGAAAAAGGGTTCTTGATACAGGCATGTCTCTTTTGTACACCTCACACAACATGAGGGAAGTGGAGAGACTTTCTGATCGAATCATTCTTTTGGGAGGAGGAAAAATCATTAAAGAGGGAATGATTGGAGATCTTTTAAAAAGTAATTCTGCTGCTGATCTGGAATCTCTCTTTCTTGATACAGTCAAGAAAACGGCCTCATGGTAA